TAACCAAAGCCTCGGAAGACATGGGTAAGGTCCTGGTCACTCATGCGACCGAAAATCGTCGGATTATCGATCTTGTAACCATTGAGGTGAAGGATCGGCAGCACCGCGCCATCGCGAGCAGGGTTCAGGAATTTGTTCGATAGCCAACTGTTCGCAAGCGGGCCGGTTTCCGCCTCGCCATCGCCGACCACGCAGCAAACCAGCAGGTCGGGATTGTCGAATGCAGCCCCATAAGCATGCGAGATCGCATACCCAAGCTCACCACCCTCATGTATCGAGCCAGGAGTCTCCGGGGCAACGTGGCTGGGAATTCCTCCGGGGAATGAGAACTGCTTGAAGAGCCGCTGCATGCCCTCTTCGTCTTGTGAAATTCTGGGATACACTTCGCTGTAAGTGCCTTCCAGGTAGGTATTCGCTACCAAACCCGGACCGCCGTGCCCCGGACCGGTAATGTAGATCACGTCCAGGTCCAATTTTTTTATCAGCCGGTTGAAGTGCACATAAATGAAATTCAGTCCTGGAGTCGTACCCCAGTGCCCCAGGAGTCTGGGTTTGATGTGTTCCAGACGGAGTGGCTCGCGCAGTAGCGGATTCTTAAGAAGGTAGATTTGGCCGACGGCGAGATAATTGGCCGCGCTCCAGTAAGCGTTCATCTTTCGCAGTTCTTCCGGTGAAAGTGGCTGGTGAGCGGGGCTGGCGGCAACTGCAACAGTGCCATTCGCGAGTGCTGTAGTCATATAAATCCTCGGTTCGATCGGTCAGATTGTGTGTCAGGCTAGTGTTTCGAATTCTGATTACAAGAGCGTTAATAGATCTGAGATGGTCAATTTGCCTAACGTGCCCGAGACGGGCAGCAATCATTCAAAACTTCGCGGCACAACAGTATCTCACTGAAGATGACCAACTTCGACGCTACCACGCGTTCCTACCTGGGGCCTTCGATCAGGGTTTTCCGGTTTTGGAACAACTCTTTGTGCCAGATCGCAGTCAGAGTAGCTGAGGTGTGAAGGATCTGGCCCGCTCGGAATGACAGATATTCTAGTTCGGTTTGTTATTGGCGGCGTAGTTGTTTCTTTGTTCGCGGTTCTGGGCGATCTGTTCAAACCGAAAAGCTTTGCAGGGCTCTTTGGGGCCGCTCCTTCCGTTGCTTTAGCCACGCTGGGCCTCACAGTCGCAAAACAAGGACAATCTTACGTCGCCATCGAAGCTCGCTCAATGGTTTTAGGAGCTGCGGCTTTCTTCATTTACGCCTCGTGGGTCAGTTGGGGCCTCATGCACTACAAGCCACCCGTGTGGCTGGTTGCTTCTCTGTCCATTCTGTTGTGGCTGGCAACTGCCGGCTGCCTATGGTGGATCTGGCTGAGGTAGCAACAGATGAAAGTCACCTTTAACCCTTCCGCTCTAAGACGAACTAAATGGTACGAATATGCGGTGCGATTCATCTTTGGCGGATCAATCACTGCTGCAGCCGGTATTATCGCCAAGCTATGGGGCCCCACAATTGGGGGCCTGTTTCTGGCATTTCCGGCGATTTTCCCAGCCAGTGCCACGCTGCTGGAGAAACACCAAAAGCAGAAAAAGCCAGCGCTTGGGCCTCAACGGTATCATTCGGGCGAAAGAGGCAGTCAGTGTCGAAGCTGCAGGCACCGCAATCGGGACTTTGGGCCTGCTGATATTTGCCGTAATTGTTTGGCTGGGGATGACTCATTCCAGACCTTGGGTGGTCCTGAGCGCTGCATTGTTAACTTGGTTGGGGAGTTCGGTTCTGCTCTGGTACCTGCGAAAGCGTCTCTAGATTGGACAGGCTTGCATATCGTCAGGCCGCATGCAAACCGCATGGAATCAGGCCCGCTTCATATCGGATACCGGTCTTGAGATTTCGGCTGCCGAAGCCTGCTCACTACGGAAGAATGTGCCTCCCGCCAATACTGCTTCCACCGCGTGGATCAGGTCACGCGCGGCGTGCGATTTCAAAACATAACCGCGGGCCCCAGCCTGGCGGATGGCAAGCACCAGGCTATGGGAATCATGCATAGTAAAAATCAGCACCCGTGACTTCAGATTGAGTTTGGAAATTTTCTGAGCCGCCTCCAGGCCGTTCATCTTCGGCATGGTGATGTCCATGATGATCACATCGGGGTTCGTCGCTCCGGCGGCGGCGATCGCCTCTTCCCCATCGGAAGCCTCACCGCAAATCTTCCAGTCCTTACGCGACCCCAAAATCATCCGCAATCCCTGGCGCACCACCTCGTGATCATCGACGATCAGGATTGAAGATGGCAATTGCGGACTCCTCCCCAGATTTCGACAAGAAAGCTGTCAGCAACGCTGCCTGCCTCGCCCACCGGACTGACAGCCGTCGATCCTCGACGAATCGGATTGAGAATACCCCCGGCTAGGCGGCAGAAATACCTGTGCCGTCGCCGGTGGGCTTTGTCGGAACTATGCCATTCCGCACCGCATAAAGCACCAACTCGCTGACGGAATGGAGCTTGAGCTTTCTCATGAGATTGCCGCGATGGGTTTCTGCCGTCTTCACCGACATTCCCAGAGTGGCAGCCACCTCTTTAGAGGTCTTTCCTTCTGCCAACAATTTGACGATTTCCCGTTCGCGCGCAGTCAGGCCGGGAATTGACATTTCTCTGGAAGCAAGCCGTCCTTTGTTAAGAAAGGAATCCAACACCAATTCGCCCACGCGGGAAGTGAAATAGGTGCGATCGCATTGCAGCGCCTCGACCGCAGCCGCCAATTCGCGCCCTGCATCTGACTTGAGCACATATCCCCGGGCGCCCGCTTTTAAGACCTCGTGCACTACCTGTTCCGAATCGCTTACCGTGAGAATCAGAACCTTCTGTGTCGGACGATCCTGCAGAATCTGTCGCGTGGTCTCCAAGCCGTTGACCCTGGGCATGCCGATGTCCAGGATCACTATGTCTGGCCGCAGTTCGTGGGCCTTTTGTGCCGCTTCCTCCCCATCGCCAGCTTCCCCACAAACCTCCCATCCTGCGTGCCCCCGCAAAATCGCGCACAAACCTCGCCGTACAATCTCATGGTCATCTGCAACTAGAATGCGAAGCGCGCTCATATCAACCTCCATCTTCGCGCAGGACCAGTGCGACCTGACCGCTCGCCCGGCCAGCCTCCGACGATAGGGGTATGAACCCCTCCATGATCACCAAAACTGAAGAAAACTCGTACTGAGGCTTATGCAGTTTAGTTTCGGTCGTACCCGAACTGTCTATACGGTGTTTTCTGTAGCCAATCCTTCGCGCCAATCGGGCAGAGATTACCACAGAACAGTTTTTCAAGGGGTTACACTAACTTTGTAGTCCTCTGGGTTAAATCTCAGCGGGAGGACTCGAATTTGTAATGATGGGTTTCGGATAGGACATTCTGTGAAGACCAGCATTTTTGAAATTTTCAAGGTCGGCATAGGTCCTTCCAGTTCGCATACCGTCGGTCCTATGCGCGCCGCCCGGGATTTTGTGGCCGCAATCGACCGCCGGGGAGAACTGTCCCGGCTCCATAGGATTAGCATCGACCTGTACGGCTCGCTGGCTCTCACAGGCAAGGGTCACGGCACGGATCGGGCCATCATGCTTGGGTTAATGGGGGAGGTGCCGGATGAGATTGACCCCGAGACCATCGAATCCAGAGTCAGCCAGGTCCAAGAGGATCGTTCGCTCCCCCTGCTGGGCCGCCAGCCGATCCCGTTTCAGCCGCACCTGGACTTGCTGTTTCGCAAGACCGAGACACACCCCGGCCACTCCAATACCATGCGCTTCACCGCGTTCGATGGCCGTGGCCAGGTCGTCGATACTCAGATCTACTATTCTGTGGGCGGTGGGTTCATCAGCCGTGAAGGCGACACTACCACTTCGAACGAAGAGCGTCCCGCAGTGCCCCATCCTTTTGCCAGCGCCGCAGACCTGCTTCGTATCGGAGAAGAGACGCGGCTGCCCATTTGGCAGATTGCCCTGGCTAATGAAAAGGCTTGGCGGCTGGAGTCCGACATTCGCAATCATGTAACGCGAGTCCATCAAACCATGGAGGAGTGCATCGACCGAGGCCTCCGCACTGAGGGCATTCTGCCTGGTGGGCTGAACGTGAAGAGAAGAGCGCCTCAACTGGCTCGTAAGCTGGCAGCGCATAGCACCAATGATCCGCTGGCACCGCTGGACTGGGTGAACGCCTTCGCCATGGCGGTAAATGAGGAGAATGCGGCGGGTGGCCGTGTGGTCACGGCGCCCACCAACGGAGCCGCCGGCATTATTCCTGCCGTAGGGCGGTACTATCTTCGCTTTATTCCGGGTGGCTCGCAGGAAGGAATATTCCGCTATCTGCTCACGGCGAGTGCCATCGGCATCCTCTACAAGGAAAACGCATCCATCTCGGGTGCCGAGGTAGGCTGTCAGGGAGAAGTAGGAGTTGCCTGTTCGATGGCGGCGGGTGGCTTGGTCGCCGCACTGAATGGCACCAACATGCAGGTCGAGTACGCCGCCGAGATCGGGATGGAACACAACCTGGGAATGACTTGCGATCCCATCGGCGGGCTGGTACAGATACCGTGTATCGAGCGCAATGCCATGGGCGCGGTGAAAGCGATCAATGCCTGCCGTATTGCTATGCGAGAGACGGGCGACCACAAAGTCTCACTCGACCAGGTGATACAGACCATGTATCAAACCGGACTTGATATGCAGTCCCGTTACAAGGAGACTTCCCTGGCCGGACTGGCGCTGAACGTCATTGAATGTTGAATGCTTGATGCGTCTGCAGCCCACTGCAAGGAATTAAAGATAGAGGGGGGTGCCCCACCTTTCCGCCCTCTTTTGGCGGAGGGTGAGAAAGAGCGCCTTCAGAAAGCGAACCCAATGAGCAACCCAAGTTCTGTCGATGAAACCGACCTCCAGAACAGACTCAAGCAACAGGCAGCCGAATATGCAGTCCGCTTTGTGCAGCCGGGCATGGCGGTCGGGCTAGGGACCGGCTCAACCGCGATTTTCGCCACGCGATTGATTGCGCAACTGTTTGCGGGAGGCAAGTTGAAGGGCTTGGTTGGCTTCGCCACCTCACAGAAAGTTTGGGAGGAAGCTAAGCGGCTGGGTATCCCTATGATGGATGAAGCCATGCCGAACCAGATGGACGTGACCATTGACGGCGCTGATGAAGTTGATCCCCAACTGAATCTTATAAAGGGCGGCGGTGGCGCTCTGTTGCGCGAAAAGATCGTGGCTCAGGCGTGCCGCCGGGAGATCATCGTGGTCGATGAAAGTAAGCTCTCTCC
This genomic stretch from Terriglobales bacterium harbors:
- the rpiA gene encoding ribose-5-phosphate isomerase RpiA, whose amino-acid sequence is MSNPSSVDETDLQNRLKQQAAEYAVRFVQPGMAVGLGTGSTAIFATRLIAQLFAGGKLKGLVGFATSQKVWEEAKRLGIPMMDEAMPNQMDVTIDGADEVDPQLNLIKGGGGALLREKIVAQACRREIIVVDESKLSPCLGTKFVLPVEVLAFGWRSQQRFLESLGARASVRKNQDGSQYLSDSGNLIVDCNFGPIRNPHELAGKLNAQAGIVEHGLFLGLTTDLVIAGQAGIRHLKVENGQVLSA
- a CDS encoding DUF3147 family protein, encoding MTDILVRFVIGGVVVSLFAVLGDLFKPKSFAGLFGAAPSVALATLGLTVAKQGQSYVAIEARSMVLGAAAFFIYASWVSWGLMHYKPPVWLVASLSILLWLATAGCLWWIWLR
- a CDS encoding L-serine ammonia-lyase translates to MKTSIFEIFKVGIGPSSSHTVGPMRAARDFVAAIDRRGELSRLHRISIDLYGSLALTGKGHGTDRAIMLGLMGEVPDEIDPETIESRVSQVQEDRSLPLLGRQPIPFQPHLDLLFRKTETHPGHSNTMRFTAFDGRGQVVDTQIYYSVGGGFISREGDTTTSNEERPAVPHPFASAADLLRIGEETRLPIWQIALANEKAWRLESDIRNHVTRVHQTMEECIDRGLRTEGILPGGLNVKRRAPQLARKLAAHSTNDPLAPLDWVNAFAMAVNEENAAGGRVVTAPTNGAAGIIPAVGRYYLRFIPGGSQEGIFRYLLTASAIGILYKENASISGAEVGCQGEVGVACSMAAGGLVAALNGTNMQVEYAAEIGMEHNLGMTCDPIGGLVQIPCIERNAMGAVKAINACRIAMRETGDHKVSLDQVIQTMYQTGLDMQSRYKETSLAGLALNVIEC
- a CDS encoding response regulator transcription factor, with the protein product MSALRILVADDHEIVRRGLCAILRGHAGWEVCGEAGDGEEAAQKAHELRPDIVILDIGMPRVNGLETTRQILQDRPTQKVLILTVSDSEQVVHEVLKAGARGYVLKSDAGRELAAAVEALQCDRTYFTSRVGELVLDSFLNKGRLASREMSIPGLTAREREIVKLLAEGKTSKEVAATLGMSVKTAETHRGNLMRKLKLHSVSELVLYAVRNGIVPTKPTGDGTGISAA
- a CDS encoding response regulator transcription factor, with protein sequence MPSSILIVDDHEVVRQGLRMILGSRKDWKICGEASDGEEAIAAAGATNPDVIIMDITMPKMNGLEAAQKISKLNLKSRVLIFTMHDSHSLVLAIRQAGARGYVLKSHAARDLIHAVEAVLAGGTFFRSEQASAAEISRPVSDMKRA